The DNA sequence CTGTAGACCACATAACCACTTCTCCAGATGGACTTAATAATTTGAAGACTGTGACATGTCCTgaatgttttgaaactttccaCCATTCAATTGAAATGGCAAGAGGGTCCCCACTTAACTTGGCACTTATAGCCCATTGGGATGGGTGGCAACCATTTGGAACAAGTTTCAGAGTATGTGGCTCTTTTGAAGTCTCCATTGCCAACATGACAAAGAGAGACAGGTGCCATGTTGAGGAAGTTTACGTGGTGGGTTTTGTCCCTTGTTCTGACCTCCCAAAGGATTTACCAGAATATTTAGATCCTTTTCTGAAACCACTAGTGGATGATCTTTCAAAAGGATTCATTTCTGGTTATAACATTCCTTATCCGCTCCAGTTTTCAAGTGGCGAGTTTCATTCTTGTGCAATTGAAAATATTCGGCTGTTGCTTCTGTGTTGGACAGGAGACCACCCAGGACAGTGTGAGGTTGGCAAGTTTctaaatcaaggaaaatgtggGTGTAGAAGAGAGAAGCTACAGGGACAACAACTGGAAAATTCTTCTAACAATCATTACTATTATGGCAGCAACAGGTTTTACTTTCGCCACCCATGTGAAAAGAGGCAAATTGAACAAGAGTTAGAAAACCTCTATGACATTGAGAATGAGACAAGAACAACTGTAAGGAAAGCAATGTCATCAAAACTTGGTTTCACGGGTATATCCTTGCTTCACAAGGTTTTGTATCCTTTATATAAATTTGATGTCACAAAACATATGGTTTATGATGTTTATCACACCATTCCCTTAAATGTTGTTAAAAACCAACTGACCAGACTACTGGAACTTGAAATGGTAGACACAGAATACCttgacaaacaaataaaaaattttccttggaGCAAAGAATTAAAGGATGGCAGACTACCCAGACCAGTTGGAAAGGAGTGCATAGGTATCGGTCACTGGAAAGCAGAGGGGCTTCAAAAGTTTTCGTTTCCCATGACAACCTGTATATTTGAGGACAAATTTCAGGATGATGAAGAGTTTAAAATTCAAACACTTGTGTCACGTCTGACAGAATTACATTTTTACAGTGGCAGACAGGGCTGGACTGATGAAATGATAAATGATCATTTCAAATTAGCATGGAGACTTAATGTACTAGTTGAGGAATTACAAGGTCTGCAAATGTGTGCCATTTCTTTGCATAATTTGATACACATTCATGAAGACATTATCAACTTTGCTGCTTGTGACAACTACTGGTGTGCAGTGTTTGAAAGGGCAGTCAAACACTGTGTCTAAAAGtcacacaactgcaaaggAATTGAACAGACCTTTGCTTCTTCAGAGGCACGAAGAGAATTTTTAAAGTCTCTTGGAGGTACAGAAGTGGTCAGTGACCTTGGCAAACACGATGTTATACAGGTGAGGTTTCAAGTATGAAATATATTCACTCTTATTTAGTACATTCAATGTAGCTAAGAAATGTTGTCAAAAAAATCGTAAATGACCTCTTAAATTAAGTACATACCAAGTTATTTTGCATGAGTCAAAAAATTCTGAGGTCAAACAAGAAAGACAGTTTGAACTTCActtgtttcaaatgaaaatttggacAGACTCAAACTCTGGGAGCTCAAAAAAGTAGCATAGAGTCTGTGAGTTTCAAGCAGGTAAACAAGAGTGAGAGTTTGGATTCTTGATGACCCTTGTTCTCATTTGATGGTACTGCCAGGTTAACAAAATATCATTTCTGGCTTACAGCCAGGTGGTTTACTTTACCAACTACACATTTTCCTTGGCTGCTGGTTTTAAATAACTCTTCATCCCTGTGAACAtttagaaataaaatgaagaaatgttCAGCACAGCACTGAACTGTGAATTTCTTgtaattaagaattaattgCTCATACAACTTGGAATCCTTATTTTTCAAACCTCCAAGGGAAGAAAAGTGGTTCATGATTTTGGGAGTTCAAGAAAATGGGAGTAAAGCTGAGTGATTAACTAAGTGAATCAAACACAAGGGAAACTAAATTTGGTTTGAGTTATTAAGAGGTTTGAGAAATTGGGATTCCACTACACTACATGTATCTTCTCTTAGAAGATTTTCATGTTCTTTTTCAGGGTGTTGTAAGCTCAGTTGAGACTGCAAGGAAAATTGCTAGCAAAGACTCCTCACCAAGACAGGCTTTCCTGATTGGTTCCGCAACAAATGTCAAACCTCTAATGAGAGATGATCagtcaaaaattgcaagagcATTGGCAGTTCCATTGGAGAAGGTGTCATCTTCagctttattttcaaatagaTGTTATTTGAACAATGTAGGATATGATGGCACAAAGTGTTGTAGTGGTGACTGTTTTTTAATTGCAATTAATGGTCAGGAGACTGTAGTAAAGATCGAAACATTACTATCATTAAACTGTGGGGATGACTTATGGAAATTATTAGGGAAGGGATACTTGTACTCATTTCACCAAGATGCACATGGGCAGATTTCTCACAACTATTGGACTGGTTTTACTAAGGTTGAGAAGTTTCTAGGAAATGAAGTCACTTTTTTTCCAAGTGAGAACATCTTGCGAAAAGTTCTCCTGTATGACTTTGGCAATGGCTTGCTGACTGTTGTGGACTATCTGCGTCCATGGAATCAGGCCCTATATGTGCCTATTGTCCCTGTGTATCCAGAAAAGGGCGACATGTTACTTGTACAGGGTGGAGGCCCCAGTGATGTCTGGTACGGTCATGTGCAAGACATAGACTTTCGAAATAAGTCAGTTGATGTGTATTTCTTTATTGAAAGTCGTCGATGTCCAAATGTTTTTGTTCGCGAGTCTCGTCATAGAGGTGCAAGAAACACAGTTTCTTGGAGGTCTGTAATTGGAGTTGTAGATGGCCACTGGAGTGGTCCTGGCATGTGGACAAAGGACTTGTGATTTTGTCACTGCAGTTGCTTGGACAGCTAATTCTTTATTTCAGGCTTTGTCATCAAAATTGTTATAAGAGATATGCTAAGCCAGTGAAAGGCTATGAAAAGTGATTGCATGTCAGTTGCATTGTCCTTTTCCTTAGAAATGTAactaaaaactgaaataatttcaaataGTGATTTTAAAGGAGGTGTTGAGAAAATGAGTTGTACATGTATCTGTTCtatcaattattttcatttctagtAATCTGGTCTCTAGTTTAgtgaacaaaaatttattaCTGTGATATACATGCATTTGTTGTGCTATTTCCATTTCGTTCACAACTTTTTGACTAATTAACAAGAAGAAATGTTCTCAAATTATTCACATCTATAAGAATAATATGGGGAAATGTTTCTATGTCATTCACAACTTTGGCTTGGGAGAATGTTTCCATATTATTCACAACTTTGGGAATACCTTGGGAGAATGTTTCCATATTATTCACAGCTTTGGGAATAACATGGGAAAATGTTCCCATATCATTCACAATGTTGGGAATAATGTGGGGAAATGTTCCCATATTATTAACAGCTTTGGGAATAACATGGGAAATGTTCCCATATCATTCACGACCTTGAGAATAACTTGGTAAAATGTCCCCATATCATTAACAACTTTGGGAATAACTTGGGAAGATGTTCCCATATTATTAACAGCTTTGGGAATAACTTGGGAAAATGTTCCCATATCATTCACAGCTTTGGGAATAACTTGGGAAAATGTCCCCATATTATTCACAACTTTGGGAATGCCTTGGGAAAATGTTCCCATATCATTCACAATGTTGGGAATAACTTGGGAAAGTGTTCCCATATCATTCACAACTTTGGGAATAACTTGGGAAATGTTCCCTTATCATCACAACGTTGGGAATAACTTGGGAAAATGTTCCCATATCATTCACAACTTGGGGAATAACTTGGGAAATAATACCCaagtttttcccaataatggtaataaaaaTGAGCAAAGTCATATCCCCAATAAAAACCCATTTAAGAGATCTTGGGAATGAGAAATTCCCAAAATTTTCCCCAAAAAGGAATTTCTTGTGCCAGGGTTTTCCCAATAAAGGGAAAATTTCCCATTACTTTCCCATGAtggaattttgaaaagtttcctGTGACAGATCTGTTCTAATGTACATTTGTGACCTCTGACTTGCatgaattgaaaagaaatgtagTTCACAAAAAATACAATGTGTTTTAAAAACTTTCATGTTTACATTTTTCTATACCCTTTCAATTGCTTCCAAAATTTCTGAGGGCATTTCGTCCCATGATTCTGTGGAATTGTCCGCCGTTTCTTCAAGCAGAGAGATCGATGCATCAAACTGGGATAATGATATGTTTTCCACAATCATATCAAACAATTCATCGTCTTGAAGGATTTCATCCATTCATCCATGAACTCATGAACTGTTTGTGATCATAATGGGTATCATTCCAATTCCAGTCTTCATCACATGATATGTCCTTAAACATAGAGCTAAGAACtgacaaaattttctgggCATGACGATGATCCCACACCTCTACTGATTTGTATATGTCTGACACGTTAAAGAGTGAGGCCACATGTTCCAACACTTGGGATATCTGATGCTCAGAAAAACCCAACATGAACTGGAGATTTGTAAGAGTTTTAACTTCTCCATTAGCTGTAGTATTCAAAAGATCTAAGACCAATTCTTTGTGATACTGATGTAATGCATCCTCTACATACAAGTTTTTTCCTGAGAGCTGACACACTTCTTTGCTTGCATGTACCTTCATTCACATTCTGACTGAGTAATGTACTAGGATAATTACAGCAACTGCTACAGTCTACCTGCTTACAGTCGCAACTTTCTGCACATATGTCACAGCACTTGTGAGGCACCTCAATGTTAACAGCATCTGCATCAAAATGTCTGAATGTACATGGTTCAACAAAACACCATGATAAAGTAAAAAAGCAACACTTTCGCCACGGTCTCTACCAACACGACCAGTCTCTTGTACATATGATTCTAAATTTTTTGATGGTCCATAatgaattattgttttcactcCTTTACAATCCACACCCATTCCAAAGGCAATAGTAGCTAGCCTAACAGCCCCATGTTCTTGCTGAAAAGACTCCAAAATACTATTCTTGTTTGCTTCTGGTGTAcatgaatgaaacatttcgACTAAAGGAGAGCCATTGACATTGATCATATTCTCCTTACCCAGCAGACCTTTGATTGTAGCATAAATGATGCTACACTGCTTAATTGTTTGACAGTACACAATGGTCCTTACAGAGTTCTGTCTTTCTCTCCTCAATGTATCAGCAAGCTACACAAAGCTTTCTTCATGTACAGGCTTTTTGTCCATGCAATGAACCACATACCTCAAGTTGGTTTTGTTTGgactttcttttatttcaacgAAATGTTCCATATGTAAGATGCTAACAATGGTATCTCTTGTGAGGTGTGTCGCAGTGGCTGTCAAAGCAATGACGGAATGTCTGAAGCCAAAGTCCTTAACTGGAACAACTTCCCATAAGACTCCCTAAaagcagccattttgttgTCTTGTAAAGTACCcctaaaaaaattaagattaTACAATAATGACTTTAGTTAAGCAGGTTGGTAGCATAATTTTTACCTGCAGGACTAGTAGCAAAGCTGATTTGAACCTACttcaaattcataattttgaatcgaaaaattttcaattattgGTTTCTTTGGTTGCAAGCAAGACATGATTCAATGCTACCCACATTATTATCTCAGATGCATATCATCGGCATACATTGGTATACAGCTGGAAAAGCTCACTTGATGGAATATAGTATTTGGAAAATCCAGGAGAGCATGGGTGGGAACGAGAAGATGGATGCTTGAGACCTTTGTTCATGATGAAGGAGCCCTTGCCAAGGGGCCACATGGAGCTACCTACAAATGCAAGAAATCTTACTGTCAAGGAAACTTTTCAAATACAGGTCTCTCCTGCACTGAAGCATGGTAATGCATGGCCGACAAATCATGTTGCAACCCACATACTACAGCCATGCAACTCCTGCGTGACTCAGAGAACGACCCAGAAGATGACTTAGAAGATAGTGATGATGATTGCATAATGTTTCCTTCACTAAGCAAGTGAGCGTAAAAGCAACGCAACTGTATCAGAGCTTCCTTAACTATCAACTCTTCTATATCCTGCTTTGATACACatttgttttactttctctttcttagtgcaaaagaaataaatggcAAAGATGAGTTCTGTTTAAAGCTGTGTTACCGTGCTATTGCTGAGAACAAAAACCGACAGGAAAGTTGTGATTGTTGAATGTTCTGTGCACCCTTAGTGACAAAAGAGAACAATTAAGTTTAAATCAAGGCCCTCTCACATTTCGACTATATCAAAGCATTTCAATCTAAAGTACTTAATTTAATACTTTTAGAAAAACTCAGTTATTTAACATTTGTTATGGGATGTATAATCTGTCCTCCTTTTGTAAACAAGAATCAGAAATTATCAACCATCTCCTTTCTAACTGTCCACACTCCAACTCTTTCTGCAAACTTTGAGCTATATCATTTggcattaaaaaaacaatgagtccaattaaacttaaaaatattttaatgagAATTTTGACATATGAAAGTCCCTTACTCAGTTACTTAGTAGTTCTAGGAAAAAAGGACTGTAATTCCCAGACAGTTACCCACGGGTAATGTGTTAAACTTTCCATAAACAGTTGTTGGTGCAGGTTATAGGAAGGTGTGGGTAATGTGATAATTTTCCGTTTAAGAACCATAACAATGgttaaaatataaaagatATTAAACTGTTCCTACGAAATGTGTATTGCCTCATTTATCCCCCTTTAATTGCCTACTAGAATTTAATTCTCTTGATGAATAGCAGTGCACATAGAAAACATATCAACAATTATCGTTGAAAAATATAATCCTTTTTCATGTCTGTGCCATCATTTTCTTGCATTGCTAATTTCACAGATTGTTTCTCTGTTTAGTTCAAAATAGACACATTACTCCCCTACTGGAATAAtcactgaagaaaagaaaagaaaagaataaaaatgagaaataGCAGGCTTCAAAGTGTAATTAACTCGGAAAAAATTATGCCAACAAGATCATTTCATGGTGCCACTGTCACTGCACAATTAATTCCATGCaacataaaatattatttctgACGAGTGAGCTAGCGAACAAGgctgaaatatatattttgtcGGCACAAGGTACAACAAGGGCCTAGGTTCCAGGCCGCGGCATCATGGGTAACGATGTAAGGGTATATGAGACCATGTATAACATATGGTTGTCCTCTAGGCTTCAGAACCAACCACGTTCTCTCGctcgtttaatttttcgcTTTACCGTTCGTAATGTGGGTCACCAAGGACGAAGTGTTTGACTTGATTAACGCCAAAAACGATCAGTTAATTGCTTTTGGAATACAAACAGCATGACCATGCAGATGTTTCGGAGGATGTAAAACGTATCTACAGCGCTCAGAGGCGTGCCCGtgcaattttgtcttctcgaAAGATGAAGTCTTCGGCAATGGCTGCGACCAAAAGATCTTCGAATTCTCCGCTTTGCGGTCAGTTTTGTCTTCAAGTTCCCAACTGCAAAGTCAGTCCTTGCAGTCAGCCACTGCTAATGCGAGCTTCATGCCTCGTCGTCCTAACATTGGCACATGCTTCGCTTGTGCAAAAATTGGGCATTAGCGCGCTTTTACGTTACCCAGCGATGACAAAGCAATCTGTCTCTCCAACTTCAAAGTGACAAGATGAGCAGGATTTACTAGGTGTAGTTCTGTCTTGTTTTGATCgtaatgattttattttgcgTATTTTGACCCGACTTGCTTCTTGCAATGTTTTTTCGCTAATTTTAAGGTCGATTAAAGATCGGCAATGTTTTGCTTATATTGATACTCCCGCTCAGCCCTAAGTTCGGGTAAGACTTCTAGAATGTATTGTTTTTTGGCATTCACTGGAAATTTCTCGGCTCATCCTGAATGTCATTATCCAGGGCTACAGATTTCGTTTTTCATCTTCCCACACCTTTCTTTAAAGCTACAATGCCTCTGTTTGTAACAACAGTGCTTTTGTGTCTAAAGCTGTTGATGACCTATTCAAGTGTGATTCATGATCttattaaaattataattttgatAGCCCTGTTGAATTGCGCAATATCACCTTGTATGTTTTGTCATTTGCCAGCCTCGTCAGGCTCGACGATGTTTTCAGGATAAGTAGcaatgacattttctttaacaagGGATTTGTGGTTATTTAAGTCCCCAAAAGTGAGAACCTCCAGATTCCAGggatttgattttttgaccCATTTCTAAGGGCAAACTTCCTTTTAAGTTGATAGCCCCTGATAAGCGTATTAGTTACGGCACTATGAGAGAAGCTTTCAGGTGGGATTTGTAGACCATTGGGGCTGACCCCTCCTAGTTTGAACTGCACTCGGGTGGCGCAACTATGGCCCCTAACAGTGGCGTCAGCAACAGTCTTTCTTTAGTGACACGGTCGCTGGAAGTCGGTGAAAGCCATAGACATATATATGGTGCTGACGATCTGGATCAAAGACTTTCTGTTTCCAAGTTCCTTGGGCTCTAAGTCATTTAAGTTATTAGTGTCGATTTATCTTGCCTTTGCCCAATACTTTGTCATTCTATAGGGGGAGGGGTGGTTCTCGCCAAGCCCTCCCCAAAATAAACTTATTTGCTTCAGCTATGCTGTGTTGTTATTTGTTGTGGAGTGGCgacaaaatatattatttcTGACGAGTGAGCTAGCGAACAAGgctgaaatatatattttgttgGCACGAGATACAAAAAGGGCCTGGGTTCCAGGCCAGGGCATCATGGGTAACGATGTAAGGGTATATAAACCATGTATAACACATGGTTGTCCTCTAGGCTTCAGAACCAACCGCGTTCTCTtgcttgtttaatttttctttgctagGTACCATGCATTCAGCCTGGTATGATCGGCTGTTctaatttcttattttgtaAAGCCTTCGTAGGATGGGCTTCTCATCGTTTGGAGCTTGAGCCTTGGTTCCTACCCAGATTTCCTGCACATTTTTTTCCCcacagggttttttttttttaagcaggTTTTTTCTGGCCTCCGTCAAACCGCATTTGACTTGTTAGCAGTTGCTCAGCTCTACTAGTTTTTTAAGGCCTttgttccttttcttcttgcgTTTTGTGCTTTAGGTTTATATTGTATTTTACTTATATTGTACCTCGGAATTGATgttccccagcctaactggcagCCTGACTAACACAAAGCTTGGGAGCTTATATGGGGATGTAGGCCAAGATGGCTTGTTTATATTTCGGTTAAATGTTATGTCGGAATCGATGTTCCCCAGCCTAACTAGCACAAAGTTTATGATGTGAGCTTATTTGGGGGAGTAGCCCAATGTGTCCTGTTTATCTTTATAGTCAAATGTAATGACGGAGCTGTTgttccccagcctaactggtaCCAAGACTGATTGCTTATTCGtggaaaagacaaaaacttgCTGACAAATCTGAATTCGGTTGGGCTACGATCAAGGAATACCTAGATGACGAATTGGAAGACGATGAATCCGACTCAAGAGGATttaaaaaagtggaaaaaagaTCTTCAGACAAAGCCAAAGCTAACTGGGTAAAGAAGAGGAAATCTACCAGGGCAAATCAGGAATCTTCTTCTGGGCAAAACGCCGGTTCTAATTGGCCTTCTTATTTTCCTTCCTGGCCCTATTTTCGTCCCTCCTCAGGTTGCTTCAACTCAGCAAGATCTCAAGATTTCTGCTTTAAATGTGGACAGCAAGGCTATTGACCCCAGAGCTGCCCTAGAAATGCAAGTTCTTCAAATGCAGGGACTTCTGGAAGATCAGTATCCTTTTGGAATCAAAGAATGTTTTCAGTCGGGTTTTGTCCCAGGCCGATTATGTTCTTGTATTGACTTCTGGTGTCATATTAATTGTTATGATTTTATCCTGGATGTGATTGATAATGGCTACAAGATTTTGTTTGAGAATGCTCCTGCTAGTTATAGCTTTGAAAATAGAGGTTCTACAAACAAGTATAGTAACTTTGTAAGTGAATCAATTTTGGAGTTGCTCGAACCTGGGTGTATTAAAGAATTTTCTAATCCCTCCGAGTTTTGTAACCCTTTGCATATACTGTAGCTGTCCAGTCATCCGGCAAGTTGCATTTAATTTTGGATCTTTCTCACCTTTATGGGTTCacttttgatttcaaatcggATTATCATCATATAGATATCTGTGATGATCATGTGAAATAtttgtctttcaaaatggtctttcGGTTAACGAAAGTTTCGCTACTTTTTTGCCTTTTGGCCTTTCTTCAGTGCCTTATATTTTTTCGAAAGTCATGAGACATTTACTCAAACACTGGAGAAGCAAGggtattattgttttgttttaccatGATGATGGCATTGGGGGGGCCTATTCTCTTGATCAAGCGAAAGCGCTCAGTCGAATTGTTCGTAATGATGTAGTCGCGTCTGGTTTCACTTTAAGTGAAGAAAAATCTAATTGGGATCCACGTCAGGAGGTCAGTTTTCTTGGTTACATCTTGAACTTTGAGTCTGGAATGATTTAAAACAACGTCCGACATTCTCAATGTCTCTTAACTATCTGTCTATTAGCGTCCTAATACTGTTCCTTGATCTGGGCATATGTCATCGCTTGAATACAACTCGAGACGGTTTCTCTTGTTCCTGAATGCGGGTCAGTAACTTCTCCTCCAACAAACAGAGCCTTCGCACATCTCGACGGTAGACTCCATCTGCCGTTCTAATGACTACTTGACGCACCAATCCTTCACTGTCTGGAAATGTCTGCTCAACCAATGCTTTAGGCCATTGCCCACGAGGCGTGTTCCGATCTGCCATTAGAACCAGATCTCCTATTTCAAAGTTTGGCTGAGGACGCAACCACTTTTGGCGCTCCTGAAGTGTTGGCAAGTACTCTTTAGTCCACCGTTGCCAAAAATGATCTGCAAGGAGATGAATGTGCTTCCATCTTGCTTTGAACTTATCTGATTCTTTAAACACATCTGGAACAGATGAGGGGTTTCTGCGCAACAGAAGGATGTGATTTGGCATTAGTGCTTCTAGATCTTGTGGATCACTTGACACTGGTGTAATAGGTCTATCATTCAAAATCTTCTCTACTTCTACCAGAAATCTCCGTAATGCTTCATCATTTAGAAGGCGTTCTCCAACTAATGAGTACAAGATTCTTCTGATGGAATGTATCAGTCTTTCCCAAACTCCGCCTTGGTGGCTCGCCGCTGGTGGATTGAACTTCCAGTCGATACCTCTTCGGGTCAAGGTGGTCTTAATCTTCTCCTGATCCCACACCTTCAAGGCTTTGATGATGTCTAACTCCGCTCCTCTAAAGTTGGTACCATTATCACTGTAGATAATCCTTGGAGGACCTCATCGACCGATAAAGCGCAAAACTGCATTGATGAAACTGTCCGTAGAGAGGTCTTCGGCCACTTCTTTGTGGACTGCTCTATACCTTAAGCAAGTGAAGATGCATCCATAGCGCTTGTTCAGGGTTGCATTCTTCTTTGATCTGGTGTTGGGCCCGGTCTTTACATAAAGGGGTCCAAATTAGTCTAGCCCTACTGCTGCAAATGGATAGATGATTCTATCACTTTCTGATGAGACTCGAATTACCGGAAGCTGCGCTGTCATTTGCTCTCCCAACTTGGCACTCTGACGCTTGCAAACATGGCACTTGCTGAGGACGCGCTTAACTGAAGACACTCCCTTGACTATCCAGAACCGTTGTCGAATTTCAGCAAGAACTTGATGGCTTTCCACATGCCCATTCAAATGGTGGTAATGAAGAACTATCAACCTTGTAACTTGATGCTTTCCTGGTAGTATCATGGGGTACTTAGCATCATACTGCAGCTCTGAATGCTTCAATCTTCCTCCAACACATAGTATTCCTTCGTCTTCAAATGGTTTAAGTCGAGCAAGTTGACCTGTTAACACCATCTTATCAGTCTCAACAGGGAACGACTGTGCCTGGACGGCCTTAACAATCTTCTTCTCTGCCTCAGTAACACCAATCTGTGATTGTGGACGTACGGGTATGCGAAAGGCACGAATGAGCCAAGCAACTATTCTTCGTAGCCGGTCCCAATTGGAATAGTGCTGAAACAGAGAGTTCCAAAAACCTTCTTGTACAACAGCTGCTCCCACTGTaaccttttctcttttcactCCTTCGTCACTATCCAGCAGTTCTTCTGAAACTTCTGCCGGCTGTGGAGGCCATTCCTTGGTGTCCTTCCACAAGAAATCTGCACCATTCttccatttctcaagtttcttAGTCTCTGAGGCTTTGATTCCTCGAGAGGCATAGTCTGCAGGATTGAGTTCTGATCTTACGAGACGCCACTGACTTGGCTCTGACTCCTGTCGTATAACGGTGACTCGATTGGCGACAAATGTGACGAATCTTTGCTTCTCATTAGCGATGTACTTCAGGACTATCATTGAGTCAGTCCAGTAAGTAATGCTGTCAATCGTCAGTCTTCCCTCTAGTTCCTTTGTAACGACTTTGTTGATCTGGGTTGCTAAGGTGGCTGCGGCTAATTCCAATTTTGGCACAGTTACCGCACCGTTCAGGGGTTTCACACGGGATTTACCCATGACGAAACTGCAATGGATGTTTCCTTGATCATTGATGAGACGCAAATACGAAACTGCCCCATAGCCATGCTCTTGGGATGCATCAGCAAAATGATGAAGCTCGGCTTGTGTGACTCTACCGAAGCCTTCTGGTTTCAAACATCGCGGAATGTTGAAGTCCTGCAAACTCATAAGGTCTTCTTTCCACTTTCTCCAACGAAGACACAGTTCTTCAGGGAGAGTGTCAGTCCAACTAAActtcattttgcaaagttcctggttaatttttcttccaggTAGGAGTAACGGACTGGCGAATCCTAGTGGGTCATACACGGTCGAGATCGAAGACAGCACTCCTTTCCGGTTCTCTGGCTGTTCTCCCTTACCAAACACATAGTTGATTATGTCATGCTCAACGTCCCAATGGATACCCAGGGCTCTATCCAAAGGCAAGCTGTCGGACTTGAAATCTAGATCCTTGATTTGTGGAGCTCGTTCTTCCACTGGAAATGCTGACAAGACATCACGCCGGTTCGAAATCCATTTGGTGAGTTGGAAGCCTCCCTTAGCAAGCAAATCTTGAAGTTGTCCACTTAGGTCTACGGCACGTTCTGCATCAGCAAATGACTTCAGTAAGTCGTCCACATAGAAATCTCTAAATACAGCGTCAACGACCTCTGCCGAGAAATCTTGCTCATTGTCCTTAGCTGTCTTTCAAAGTGCATACCCTGCTACACTTGGCGAAGACGTGGCTCCAAAAATATGTACAAGCATCTGATAAGTCTTTGGTTTTCTCGATAGATCACCATTAGGTCACCATAAGTAGCACAAAGCTCCACGGTCCTCCGGTGTCACGTGCACCTGATGAAACATTC is a window from the Acropora palmata chromosome 1, jaAcrPala1.3, whole genome shotgun sequence genome containing:
- the LOC141882155 gene encoding uncharacterized protein LOC141882155; this translates as MTTVNCEEERTGHEVQLNMESLKGDVKFRLEHVLTTNSLPVTPKHMATNEEIRRWPYFHDICLPETGDKEVTILIGSNRPDIIDQQLDKREGECSQPCAVKTPLGWTVYGPIGELADDPVHVDFTRAERENLNTQLEQMYNEEFGDINTALEEGMSVEDQKAKEIMDQSATLVNGHYQIKLPFRQEFPSLPDSLPTAEKRLTWLKRRMRDPVLHAKYSRVVEKYQTEGSSRQVHDDELVKLKPIWYLPHHAVWHPRKPEEPRVVFDCASKSGGTSLNEELLRGPENTSSLIGVILRFRVNEVAVTADVKRMFHQTAKDNEQDFSAEVVDAVFRDFYVDDLLKSFADAERAVDLSGQLQDLLAKGGFQLTKWISNRRDVLSAFPVEERAPQIKDLDFKSDSLPLDRALGIHWDVEHDIINYVFGKGEQPENRKGVLSSISTVYDPLGFASPLLLPGRKINQELCKMKFSWTDTLPEELCLRWRKWKEDLMSLQDFNIPRCLKPEGFGRVTQAELHHFADASQEHGYGAVSYLRLINDQGNIHCSFVMGKSRVKPLNGAVTVPKLELAAATLATQINKVVTKELEGRLTIDSITYWTDSMIVLKYIANEKQRFVTFVANRVTVIRQESEPSQWRLVRSELNPADYASRGIKASETKKLEKWKNGADFLWKDTKEWPPQPAEVSEELLDSDEGVKREKVTVGAAVVQEGFWNSLFQHYSNWDRLRRIVAWLIRAFRIPVRPQSQIGVTEAEKKIVKAVQAQSFPVETDKMVLTGQLARLKPFEDEGILCVGGRLKHSELQYDAKYPMILPGKHQVTRLIVLHYHHLNGHVESHQVLAEIRQRFWIVKGVSSVKRVLSKCHVCKRQSAKLGEQMTAQLPEKIKTTLTRRGIDWKFNPPAASHQGGVWERLIHSIRRILYSLVGERLLNDEALRRFLVEVEKILNDRPITPVSSDPQDLEALMPNHILLLRRNPSSVPDVFKESDKFKARWKHIHLLADHFWQRWTKEYLPTLQERQKWLRPQPNFEIGDLVLMADRNTPRGQWPKALVEQTFPDSEGLVRQVVIRTADGVYRRDVRRLCLLEEKLLTRIQEQEKPSRVVFKR